A genomic region of Cryptomeria japonica unplaced genomic scaffold, Sugi_1.0 HiC_scaffold_37, whole genome shotgun sequence contains the following coding sequences:
- the LOC131862172 gene encoding DNA damage-repair/toleration protein DRT100-like isoform X2: protein MAIPLRKLTGIVFLLFFCPPLSQPLMSNRCPSHESQALLRFKAALNDSSNFYLSSWVNGTDCCTLWIGISCDDNTNHVVSVETLSFRGTPGIYFFL, encoded by the exons ATGGCCATCCCTTTACGCAAATTGACTGGTAttgtttttcttctcttcttctgccCTCCTCTTTCCCAGCCATTAATGTCCAACAGGTGTCCTTCCCACGAATCCCAAGCTCTGCTCCGCTTCAAAGCTGCTTTAAATGACTCCTCAAATTTCTATCTGAGTTCGTGGGTAAATGGAACAGACTGCTGCACTCTCTGGATAGGCATTTCCTGCGACGATAACACCAACCACGTTGTCTCTGTTGAAACCCTTTCTTTCCGCGGTACACCAG GAATCTATTTTTTCTTATGA
- the LOC131862172 gene encoding receptor-like protein EIX2 isoform X1, with product MAIPLRKLTGIVFLLFFCPPLSQPLMSNRCPSHESQALLRFKAALNDSSNFYLSSWVNGTDCCTLWIGISCDDNTNHVVSVETLSFRGTPGTTIPTCLANLSYLHSLYLYGHSFTGTIPTFLCLLTRLTVLDLSDNYLNGSIPSCLGNLASLSDLSLGNNQLSGRIPASLGSLSLLRELRLYNNQLSGTIPPSFAHLSSLIELSAYGNRFNETVSSLSLPPSLQTLYLSLHHYQSISETFFHNLTKLSYLYLSDCVLNISTTWIPPFDLSELGLGSCMIDGEFPPWISTQISLEALAITNASLVGVIPSWLWETSPQLNYLNLSGNHLEGSLFSNTSSWMKLQELDLARNKLSGCIPSMWPSYMSILLLNDNLFSGNIHPNLGKLSNLNMLNLANNKITGVIPVSLSNCSLLIVLNLGNNSLEGSLPYEFSKLSELYSLVVHSNNLNGSFPSSIANCSKLQVLDIGNNLFEGQIPTLIGNISELKVLIMKENKFTGSIPLEIGQLKHLQILLLSSNHISGSIPHTIVFLQAMANESQNGFVLSTYINGPVYQDGLDMILKGTEQHYQYILSTLTSIDLSSNELEGKVPSNFGDLKGLRLLNLSMNNLNGTIPKSFGEMHQLDSLDLSRNHFSGQIPTELESLSFLGSLDLSNNHLSGSIPQGKHMTGFGESSYSGNPNLWGCPLPRNCSWPEFVPSPPPIYINKIKKSTKYPWYAISLGLSFGMAFGGIISLIVIKISWRNEYFNKVDAILKFLFPWMKNLTL from the coding sequence ATGGCCATCCCTTTACGCAAATTGACTGGTAttgtttttcttctcttcttctgccCTCCTCTTTCCCAGCCATTAATGTCCAACAGGTGTCCTTCCCACGAATCCCAAGCTCTGCTCCGCTTCAAAGCTGCTTTAAATGACTCCTCAAATTTCTATCTGAGTTCGTGGGTAAATGGAACAGACTGCTGCACTCTCTGGATAGGCATTTCCTGCGACGATAACACCAACCACGTTGTCTCTGTTGAAACCCTTTCTTTCCGCGGTACACCAGGTACTACCATTCCTACCTGTTTGGCAAATCTCTCTTATCTtcactctttatatttatatgGTCATAGCTTTACTGGGACGATTCCCACTTTCCTTTGTCTGCTCACCCGCCTTACAGTTCTTGATCTTTCAGACAATTACTTGAATGGAAGCATACCTTCCTGCCTTGGCAATCTTGCTTCTTTAAGTGACCTTTCCCTAGGTAACAACCAACTTAGTGGAAGAATACCGGCTTCTCTTGGGAGTCTCTCTTTGTTGAGGGAGTTAAGGCTTTATAACAACCAACTGAGCGGGACCATTCCCCCTTCATTTGCTCACCTTTCCTCACTCATTGAATTGTCTGCTTATGGCAATCGTTTCAATGAAACCGTCTCTTCTTTGTCACTTCCACCTTCTTTACAGACTCTATATCTGTCATTACACCATTACCAGTCGATTTCAGAAACTTTCTTTCACAACCTCACAAAATTAAGTTATTTGTATTTATCTGATTGTGTCCTAAATATCAGCACAACTTGGATTCCACCCTTTGATTTATCTGAACTAGGTTTAGGGTCATGTATGATTGACGGTGAATTTCCACCTTGGATTTCAACACAAATTTCACTTGAAGCGTTGGCTATAACTAATGCCAGTCTTGTGGGCGTAATTCCCTCTTGGCTATGGGAAACCAGTCCTCAGTTAAATTATCTAAATCTTTCAGGAAATCATTTGGAAGGAAGCCTATTCTCAAATACTTCATCGTGGATGAAACTACAAGAACTAGATTTGGCTAGAAATAAATTGAGTGGGTGCATCCCATCAATGTGGCCTTCTTATATGAGTATACTGCTGCTCAATGACAATTTGTTCAGTGGCAATATTCATCCAAACCTGGGCAAGTTATCTAATCTCAACATGTTAAATCTTGCAAACAACAAGATAACAGGAGTGATCCCTGTCAGTTTGTCCAATTGTTCTTTACTTATTGTCCTGAATTTGGGAAATAATAGTTTGGAGGGAAGCTTACCATATGAGTTTAGTAAGCTGAGTGAATTATATTCATTAGTTGTTCACAGTAATAATCTGAATGGATCATTCCCTTCTTCAATAGCAAATTGTTCAAAACTACAGGTTCTTGATATTGGAAACAATTTGTTTGAAGGCCAAATACCAACATTAATTGGAAATATCTCAGAGCTAAAAGTATTGATAATGAAGGAGAACAAATTTACAGGCAGTATTCCTTTAGAGATAGGTCAATTAAAGCACCTCCAGATCTTGCTCCTTTCTTCCAATCATATCTCAGGTTCAATTCCGCACACAATTGTATTCTTGCAAGCAATGGCAAATGAAAGTCAAAATGGTTTTGTATTATCCACTTATATTAATGGGCCAGTATATCAAGATGGATTGGATATGATTTTAAAAGGTACAGAGCAGCACTACCAATATATTCTTTCCACACTCACATCCATAGATCTCTCAAGCAATGAATTGGAGGGAAAAGTTCCTTCTAATTTTGGGGATTTGAAGGGGCTAAGGCTTCTAAACCTTTCAATGAACAACTTGAATGGGACCATTCCAAAAAGTTTTGGAGAAATGCATCAATTGGATTCCTTAGACCTTTCAAGAAATCATTTTTCAGGACAAATCCCTACAGAGCTTGAATCTCTAAGCTTTTTGGGTTCActggatctatcaaacaaccacCTTTCAGGAAGCATACCACAAGGAAAACATATGACTGGCTTTGGAGAATCCTCTTATTCAGGGAATCCTAATTTATGGGGGTGTCCCCTACCCAGAAATTGTTCTTGGCCAGAGTTTGTTCCTTCTCCTCCTCCAATTTacattaataaaataaagaaaagcaCTAAATATCCATGGTATGCGATAtcattgggattgtcctttggaatgGCTTTTGGGGGGATAATATCATTGATCGTGATAAAAATCAGTTGGAGAAATGAATACTTTAACAAAGTTGATGCAATCCTAAAGTTCTTATTTCCCTGGATGAAGAATTTGAcattgtga